The Candidatus Koribacter versatilis Ellin345 genome has a segment encoding these proteins:
- a CDS encoding DUF2300 domain-containing protein, producing MKVLRWLCLFFATTAMAQQPPFRVRLLSLYHLQEVTIAPDGPSTLRLDGKQEKLMSTIAVRVDGGSIRIGDRAAMRVAINGPVRISGGTIRPMSVHVPLEISAVRGELRVIAVYPTEEYVAAVLQGETAGDMPPEALKALAVAIRSYATRFRERHKEEHFDFCDSTHCQYLRTDVSPAVQQAVTQTANELLWDRGSPLAAYYHKDCGGRTEDVASVWPDQRSAALVAHEDPYCKRVSKDWSAELTREEIAKALEAAKLQVPVKWDRIVVTSHTASGRVQRLEFRVGESQQRATMSASSFRFALGHALGWNTLKSDWYEVSGNGDRFVFRGRGVGHGVGLCQTGAAEMARSGKNYREILAFYYPGTANAASAQGIPWISRAGKVDVRAVNIPDAERVLPASEEALAWASQKSGLVLSGRAAVDVYPTVEMFRNATGEPGWVAASTRGDHVRIQPPSVLGSRLRSLLRHEFLHLLVESNAKPGTPLWFREGLVLYLGDESRSSVVHPMTTDEMSHAIETRSDEASVRRAYEAATTRVAAFAKQYGVRELLRWLRSGIPNDVAVSSDKVAQ from the coding sequence ATGAAAGTGCTGCGCTGGCTGTGCCTCTTCTTCGCGACGACGGCGATGGCGCAGCAGCCGCCGTTTCGCGTGCGGCTATTGTCGCTATATCACTTGCAAGAGGTAACGATCGCGCCTGATGGACCGTCGACTTTGCGATTAGATGGGAAACAAGAAAAACTCATGAGCACGATCGCGGTGCGTGTAGACGGAGGCTCGATACGCATCGGGGACCGTGCTGCCATGCGCGTCGCGATTAATGGGCCAGTAAGGATCAGCGGCGGGACGATTCGCCCGATGAGCGTGCATGTGCCGTTGGAGATCTCGGCAGTTCGCGGAGAGTTGCGCGTTATCGCCGTTTATCCGACGGAAGAGTACGTTGCGGCGGTGCTGCAGGGAGAGACAGCGGGAGATATGCCGCCCGAAGCATTGAAGGCATTGGCGGTCGCGATCCGCTCGTATGCGACGCGGTTTCGCGAACGACATAAGGAAGAGCATTTCGATTTCTGCGACAGCACTCATTGCCAGTATCTCCGGACAGACGTCTCGCCTGCGGTGCAGCAGGCGGTTACGCAGACCGCGAACGAACTGCTGTGGGACCGCGGGTCACCGCTGGCGGCTTATTACCACAAGGATTGCGGAGGACGGACCGAAGACGTCGCGTCGGTGTGGCCGGATCAACGGTCGGCTGCGCTGGTCGCGCATGAGGATCCCTACTGTAAGCGAGTTTCGAAGGATTGGAGTGCGGAGTTGACGCGCGAAGAGATAGCGAAGGCGCTCGAGGCGGCGAAGTTGCAGGTTCCGGTGAAGTGGGACCGGATTGTGGTCACATCGCATACGGCGTCGGGGCGTGTGCAAAGGCTGGAATTCCGCGTGGGAGAGAGCCAGCAACGAGCCACGATGTCGGCATCGAGTTTTCGGTTTGCACTCGGACATGCGCTGGGCTGGAACACGCTGAAGAGCGATTGGTACGAGGTGAGTGGGAACGGCGATCGATTTGTTTTCCGAGGCCGCGGGGTTGGACATGGCGTGGGACTCTGCCAGACGGGCGCGGCGGAGATGGCACGCTCCGGCAAAAATTATCGCGAGATTTTGGCGTTCTATTATCCGGGCACGGCGAATGCGGCCTCAGCGCAAGGGATTCCGTGGATCAGTCGTGCCGGAAAGGTCGACGTGCGCGCAGTAAATATTCCCGATGCGGAGCGTGTGCTTCCAGCTTCGGAGGAGGCGCTGGCCTGGGCCAGCCAGAAATCGGGATTGGTGCTGAGCGGGCGTGCGGCAGTTGACGTGTATCCGACGGTAGAGATGTTCCGCAACGCAACTGGCGAGCCCGGATGGGTGGCGGCGAGCACGCGCGGAGATCACGTCCGCATCCAGCCGCCGAGCGTATTGGGATCAAGGCTCCGTTCCCTGCTGCGGCACGAGTTCCTGCATTTGCTGGTGGAATCCAATGCGAAACCGGGAACACCGTTGTGGTTTCGCGAGGGATTGGTACTTTATCTCGGCGATGAATCGCGAAGTTCCGTTGTACACCCGATGACGACGGATGAGATGAGTCACGCGATTGAGACGCGTAGCGACGAAGCGAGTGTGCGGCGAGCCTATGAAGCGGCGACCACGAGGGTCGCCGCGTTTGCCAAGCAGTACGGAGTGCGAGAACTACTTCGCTGGCTCCGGAGCGGAATTCCCAACGATGTCGCTGTTAGTTCGGACAAAGTAGCCCAGTAA
- a CDS encoding penicillin-binding transpeptidase domain-containing protein yields MDRAFDSQQGAAVVLRVSDGQVLAAHNRKTLTTRVATPGSAIKPFTLELLLERDATTPQQTIACKRSLNIEGHRLVCSHPAELSEFDAEEALAFSCNSYFVTAATRLKPGELERHFEEHGFTRAPGILPDEGAGRITPERTVEDRQLLAVGAAGIQVTPVEMAAAYLQMARWQTGKATAPQQVVLNGLRAAVEHGLAQGAQPSNIKIAAKTGTSADPRNPQTHAWLAGFAPAEHPEIVVVVFVERGRGSTEAAAIARSIFESYAEEKR; encoded by the coding sequence ATGGATCGAGCCTTTGACAGTCAGCAAGGCGCGGCAGTGGTTCTACGCGTGAGCGATGGACAGGTGCTGGCAGCGCATAATCGCAAGACGCTCACGACGCGAGTGGCAACCCCGGGATCAGCGATCAAACCCTTCACACTTGAACTGCTACTGGAGCGTGACGCGACCACGCCGCAACAAACTATCGCATGCAAGAGATCGCTGAATATCGAGGGACATCGGCTGGTGTGCTCGCATCCGGCGGAGCTTTCCGAATTCGACGCCGAGGAAGCGCTGGCGTTCTCGTGCAATTCATACTTTGTTACGGCAGCGACGCGACTGAAGCCGGGCGAGTTGGAGCGGCACTTCGAGGAACACGGTTTCACACGAGCGCCGGGGATCTTGCCGGACGAAGGCGCGGGGCGGATCACCCCCGAACGCACCGTAGAAGACCGGCAGTTACTTGCGGTGGGAGCGGCTGGAATCCAGGTGACGCCGGTGGAGATGGCTGCGGCGTATCTGCAAATGGCGCGATGGCAGACGGGAAAGGCGACGGCGCCTCAGCAGGTGGTGCTGAACGGATTGCGCGCGGCCGTGGAACACGGACTCGCGCAGGGAGCGCAGCCGAGCAACATCAAGATTGCGGCAAAGACGGGGACCTCGGCGGATCCGCGTAATCCGCAGACCCACGCTTGGCTGGCGGGGTTTGCGCCGGCGGAGCATCCGGAGATTGTGGTGGTGGTGTTCGTGGAGCGCGGACGTGGGAGCACGGAAGCCGCGGCGATTGCCCGCAGCATCTTCGAGAGCTACGCGGAAGAGAAACGATGA